One window from the genome of Aricia agestis chromosome 6, ilAriAges1.1, whole genome shotgun sequence encodes:
- the LOC121727572 gene encoding 6-phosphogluconolactonase — translation MTIIKVSNEQEIIKKLSSYIEKIANDSILNRGKFYVGLSGGSVVKYLCEGLPELETDWSKWVLAFCDERVVPEDSEDSTFGTYCKQLIPKTPLDKSQFIAIKQGVSAAEAAVDYTDKLEKAFGSQEFKFDLLLLGMGPDGHTCSLFPGHELLSETNLKVAPITDSPKPPPERVTLTFPVINNARNCIFAASGSGKADMIKRILKDKEDLPAARVKPEGALFWILDEASAKLL, via the exons atGACGATTATCAAAGTATCAAATGAGCAAGAAATTATTAAGAAGTTATCATCTTACATAGAAAAAATTGCGAATGACTCTATACTCAACCGGGGGAAATTTTACGTTGGACTTTCAG GTGGTTCTGTTGTGAAATACCTCTGTGAAGGATTACCAGAATTGGAAACAGACTGGTCCAAATGGGTGCTTGCATTTTGTGATGAGAGAGTGGTGCCAGAAGATAGTGAGGACTCAACATTTGGCACTTACTGCAAACAGCTAATACCAAAGACACCGCTGGATAAAAGTCAATTTATTGCCATCAAGCAGGGAGTCTCAG CTGCAGAAGCTGCAGTTGATTACACTGACAAATTAGAAAAGGCCTTTGGAAGTCAAGAGTTCAAATTTGACCTACTGCTATTGGGGATGGGTCCAGATGGTCATACCTGCTCGCTATTCCCTGGGCATGAGCTACTCAGTGAGACCAATTTGAAGGTGGCTCCCATCACCGACTCACCAAAACCACCACCAGAGAGAGTCACTCTCACCTTCCCAGTCATAAACAATGCTAGAAACTGTATATTCGCTGCTAGTGGGTCGGGCAAAGCAGATATGATAAAA CGCATACTCAAAGACAAGGAAGATCTCCCAGCAGCCAGGGTCAAGCCAGAAGGTGCTCTCTTTTGGATACTGGATGAAGCCTCAGCGAAACTCTTATAA